One Procambarus clarkii isolate CNS0578487 chromosome 15, FALCON_Pclarkii_2.0, whole genome shotgun sequence DNA segment encodes these proteins:
- the LOC138364964 gene encoding uncharacterized protein, which translates to MGTEARRPKGQYTTKRNYFLVSSIEKVLGVNIIPNLNREVDVNRITTAAYSTLAKIRTSLRKLKNEVFRSLYIIYVRPAFIMLPHRGAPNLKKHTRKLENVQKFATRLLPELRGMRYEERLEEQKPTPIEKRKERGGI; encoded by the coding sequence ATGGGGACAGAagccaggagaccgaaaggccAATATACGACAAAGAGAAACTACTTCCTTGTATCGTCTATAGAAAAAGTCCTGGGAGTGAACATAATACCAAATCTGAATCGAGAGGTTGATGTAAATAGAATAACGACAGCCgcgtactctactctggcaaaaatcagaacatccctTAGAAAACTGAAGAATGAggtttttagatcactgtatatcaTCTACGTGAGGCCAGCTTTCATAATGCTGCCCCATCGTGGAGCACCTAATCTTAAAAAACACACAAGGAAGCTCGAAAacgtgcagaagtttgcaacgagactcctcccagagctgcgagggatgagataCGAAGAGAGACTGGAGGAACAAAAGCCGACGCCGATAGAaaagaggaaagagaggggagggatatga